The genomic region CTATTGCTACTGTTTATTTTTGTATAATCGATACTCTCAAAGGCGCTATTTTACTAGGATGATCCATACCTTTGGATGATCTGAAAGGAAATCTGGAAGGAGATAGACTTGTGCCAGCAGCTCAGTATAATCATGACAACGAAAATAATAAATATGGGAAAGAATATTTTCAAGAGTAAAATCCTtcaaggctttctgatgttctgaaacaaacaaacaaacaaagcaatctTAAATAGCTTTAGTTTTTGTTCTAACAGTGTGCCAATCATAAAAAATCAAGTTGTTTTTTAATAACAAAATGGAATACCTTTTTATCACTGTAAAACATACTTTCTAAAAGACAATAGAACTATTGCAAAATGACTGTAAACTGTGATTTGATGATTACTGTTCtattataactttaatttttttaaatcctatttttaatgctggttcttaaatgctttaacctccccatagcccaccacccaccagaggtagtggaaaagaaaggacatgggggaagtggacctgtttagaaaggttctttgtaACAACTATCAACTCCTGCAGCACAGTTTACAAGATAGCAGGCAGCAGCATCTCAAGCTACTCACACACACTTCACAGATACGCTAGCAGTCCAGTTAAGTAGAGTTGGGTTAACAACAGTGGTGACATGacttagcagagacagccaggtctcAGCCTCTGCTCGAGTCATCAGGAAGGAACAACAGAACATCAGGAGTTCTCGGCTAcacctctctcagggaagtgaagatcagcaatgactcgagacccacaagtgttgctgtaccagcaagccaagttcTGTCTCCGCCAcacagtcctatttataccctccaatcACGTATCCTCCACATTCCTTGCCTCAGCCAGTTACATggtgagaccatgcctcaaaaaataaaagggagaagggTGCTTGGAAAGatgatcagtggttaagagtactggctccACTTCCAGAGCAACtagggtttgattcctagaacctaCACATCAGCTCACAACTCCCTATAACtcagggatctaatgccctcttctggcctccaaaggcactgaACACACATAGTGCAGACACATTCAGGCAAAAatacctcaacagataaaaatcaATGAAAGTCAGTTTGGCTTTGAAATGAGAAACTAATTATTACATTTCagaatgttttattgttttgtttgtttgtttgtttgtttttcaagacagggtttctctgtgtagccctggctgtcctggaactcactctgtagaccaggctggcctcgaactcagaaatccgcctgcctctgcctcccaagtgctgggattaaaggcatgcgccatcactgcccagcttcagaatgttttaaaaaatattttaatgctattgagtgttttgcctccatgtaagTGTACCATGCATGTGCTCAGTGCCCAtggacgccagaagagggcatcagaccccctgaCACTGGGGCTGCTGACAGATAAGTATAAGTGCTATGTGGGTGCTCGGACCCAAAGTTGGgttctcttcaagagcagcaagagctcttaacaataaaccatctcttcagccccgatGATGTATTTGATCCATGACAAGATGATatagtggaaaaagaaagcaactctcaagttgtcctcagattgtcacacatgtgcacacacactgaataatgatttttttaacacttattttttttctttttttttaagatttatttattgattatatgtaaatacactgtagctgtcttcagacactccagaagagggagtctgacCTCATTacgggatggttgtgagccaccatgtggttgctgggatttgaactccagaccttcggaagagcagtcgggtgctcttacccactgagccatctcaccagccctgaataatgattttttaaaagacgTATTTATGTAAaagaatgttttgtctgcatgtacatacgcacaccagaagaggtactggatcccattacagatggttgtgagttgccatgtgagtgctgggaattgaactcaggacctctggaagagcaggcagtacttttaaaaacagagccaTCTCTACATcataaatgtgatttaaaaaaaaaaaaaaaaaaaaaaaactccgaatttgagaccagcctgagctatacagtgagttccaggtcagtttgAGTAACAGAACAAGATCCTTTCTCATGTAAACACTACTGAAAAaccatatatacaaataatgaaTTTGTTCTTAACaaactgtgtgtgcgtgtgtgtgtgtgtgtgtgtgtgtgtgtgcgtgtgcgtgtgctcTTATGCAAATGCTACAGTGCATCTGTGGATATCAGAGAATAATTTTCAGGAgtgagttctctctttctaccatattggttctggggatcaaatttacACCATCAAGCTGAGtggtaagcacctttacctgccgaGCAACCTCAATGGCCAAAGTGTTTACCTTTGCGATCACTTagaaaagcactggctgctgggccagagacagctcagtggttagaacacgAACGGTGTTGGCTGTGGTGACGCGGGCCTttcacctcagcactcaggaagcagaagcacacagatctgagtctgaggccagcctggtctacagagtgagttccaggacagccagggctacataataaagagaccctgtttcaaataaactaaacaacaacaaaaacatgaacTGGTTTCCCTTAGAAACTGAGTTTGATTCTTAGAAACTGGGTATCCGTATCACAGCCACTGTACTCTAGCTCCAGGAGCATcggatgcctctggcctctgtgggcacatgtacacacaacccttactttaaaatatgtttttatacttTCCTTTTAATATGTGCATTCATGCCgggcctgcatgtctgtgtggggCGTCAGaagccccagaactggagttacagagtgacaggagtgagctgccatgtgggtgctaaaaaTTGGATCCAGGTTCTCTTCTCTAGtccctaaaatttttttttttttaaattaaaatcttcaaaaaagggctggagagatggctcagtggataagggcactgactgctcttccagaggtcctgacctcaattcccagcaaccacatggtggctcacaaccatctgtaatgggatctgatgccctcttctggtgtgtctgaaaatagctacagtgtactcatatatataaaataaataaatcttcaaaaaaaaaaagttaatagctACCACTTTGGGTATGACACAGGTCTATTATTCCAGCAttttggagactgaggcagaaggatcacacaCGACCTGGCTTATGGGGAGAGAGCGCTGTACATCATTTTGCAACAAAAGTATTGGAGATTAACTAGTTATGCTTCTAGTTTGGGACAGTCTCTTACGAAGGTCTgagatatgcacacatacaaaccgTCTTTAACTTACCTTCTTCCGTGTGTGTTCCTGCTATGAGATGAAGGTGCTGAATGCAGGCAGTTGCAAGGCTGACCACTCTATCAACCATAAAACTTCCCTCTGTATCAATAAATACTGCTTCACCGGCCACGCCCCCAAAACATTCTGGAATCTGCACATCTACTGCCAATTGCATACTGCCACGAAATGAAATGACCAGATCATTATCATAACCAGTTAAGATGTCTCTTGTAAACTGCATATAATCATCAGCTAGATCAAGTTTTCTAAATGCAAATAAATACCCCAAGGCAAAAGAGATGTCTAAGTCTCCATAGCTCCAAATACATATGATCAATAGATGCCTAGATAATAGATAAGGTGTTGTACAGAACTATAACTAAGGAAGTTGTAGTGGGTTTTAGATTGCTGAGGACTGAATGCTTTACTTTCTCCTTTGAGTCCCGGTCTggcaatgtagcccaggctgatccttCAACTCCCAATCCTGCTATCTCAGTCTCCATTCTAACCCTACTGTCCTGTTTATAGGAGTTGGCCATAACCAAGtagacacacttttttttttgagggggaagacagggtcttgctatatcaCTGGCTAGTCTAGCAACTGTTATATAGCCCAGAACatcctctatttcttttcttttcttttttttaaagattatatttattattatacataagtacgctgtagctgtctttagacttgccagaagagggcatcggtttcattctgggtggttgtgagccaccatatggttgctgggatttgaactcaggaccttcagaagagcagtcagtgctcttaaccactgagccatctcgctagcccCCATCCTCTATTTCATAGCACTCCTGCGTTAGtatcctgagtgttgagattatgaGTATGTCACCAAACATGATTCAGAACTCTTCTTTATCATATATAAATCAACTTTAAAACATCTGACAAATATATCTCAGAAGCCAATTAATTAGGAGTGTATACGTTTAGTGACCAGGCAATATTATGAAAGAAACATTTTTGATATCAAAACTTCATCAAGAAGACAGGGATCCTGGATAATATGATGGTAAGCTGATTGTTTGATGTGAACACATACAAAGTAGTACTGTATGCTTCTTGGTTTCCTGACTACAAACTCACAGCAGAATATTCTGTTTGTTACATTAAGTCCACCCGTAAGCAGGGAACGTCCTATTTTACCATAACTGTGTTTTTCCAACACCTGGTACACCACAAACTTCTGTCGTCTTCATTAGGGGTATTCCACCCCCAAGAATGTTATCGAGTGCTGAACAGAAGGTGATTATGAAGCCCTGGGTATGCTCTTGCTCGAGAAGTTCCAGTGCTGTGCACTTCTCGTTTGCCACAGATGTACCGGCACATCTTGGTTTATTTGTGAGACATTCTCTTCTTAGAATTTGTAGAGTTTCCAAGGCTTCCTCTTTAGATATCCCAActtctataaataaaataagaaaaagaaaacctgacaTTAGAGAATTAAAAGTATAACTCAGAGCCTGGCATGGGggcccatgcctttaatgccagcactaggAAATCAggcaggccagcatggtctacagatcgagttccaggacagtcaggactacactgagaaacctttttctttccttttctctctctctcttttttaaaaagatttatttttattttatatacgtgagtacatgtagctgtcttcagacacaccagaagggggcatcggataccattacagatggttgtgagccactatgtggttgctgggaattgaacgcaggacctcgggaagagcagtcagtgctcttaaccgctgagccatctctccagcccccaaaccttttcttgaaacaaacaaaagtctaaCACAGAAATGAATTATCcaattatttagttatttagcagttggggaatcaaaaccagggccTTGGGCATACATAGCTAGTTAGTGCTCTACCCATTCTGCTACTACCCTGTTAGCATCATCGCTGGGATGTAAAATTAGACTAGGGGTATAGCTCTGTGGTAGTGTTTAACATTGGCAAAGCCATGAGTTCAATACACAACActtaaacaaaaatcaaaccagaTTCCATTCTGTCCTCTTTGATCACCATCAAAGAGATGTGCATAGTATTACTGGCACAGTGGGTGACTACAACGAAGTTTGGATTTGTGAACATTAAGGATGCAGTGGTCcccactttggtttttttgttttgttttttgagactgggtttctctgtgtagccctggctgtcctagaactcactctgtagaccaggctagcctcgaactcagaaattcacctgcctctgcctcccaagtgctgggattaaaggcgtgcgccaccactgcccggttgtGATTCCCACTTATCTGTAACCTAAAGAACTCTGAGAAAAGTCGGGGgccagggcgggggggggggggggaggcagtaTTCCTGTGAATCACGAACGTCTTTCTAGAGCTTTCTCCTGGTCTAAGGGAATGTTCTATTGCTTTTCTCACTGAAATATCTCTAGTCCTTCTCTAATCCTTTATTTTTCAACTTcaattccccccccccgccccccaggatCTTTGACCAAGGAGAATTACATGGCTTGTGATTGTTTCCCAACCCAGTTTATCATGAAACCTCAAGATGAGAAGTCGGTTCTTTCATCTACAGATTGGACACCCTGGTCCAAGAGGAGCCTTCCTTAAACCATTAAGTGAGGCACTCCTCAAAGCATCCAGCGAGCACGGAGAAAGCAATCAGTAAACGTTGCTCCACACAGTTCCAAGCTCAAGAGAATTTCAGCGGTGTCAAAAGATCGGCTTGGCGGAGGCGGCGGAACGAAGACGGAGGCGGCGCCAAGCGGCCGCGGTGCATCAGCTGGCAGCCGGGAGTCGTTACCTTTGCTGAGCTCGGAGGGCTTCACCTCTAGGACGTCCTCCGCCGTCTGAAACCCCGCAGCCACCAGCTTCCCGCGCACCGCTGGAGACAGAGGAAAACCCACCAACTCccgctgcattttttttttttttttttttttttttgagagctcGGCGGCTACGCACGCAGTGACGTAGAGCAAGAGGCGCGAAAGCGCTGGAAACCCAAACCCCGCCCTCCCGCGGGGGAGGGTCAGTGGCGTGACGTCACACGCGCGGCGTAAGGGGCGGGGCTCGCGCGGCCTAGACTCACGAGGCCTTGCTGCTGCTGAGGAAATCCCACACACTGGTTTCATGTAAGGTTGTCTTCTAGTTTCACTCGTCCGAGTCACGTTTCGGATATAGCCTGACAgtgaacacaaaaacaaaaaaagaggccgGAGACGCGGAGACGGTAGCCAGGCCAAGTGAACCCTGTACAGCATATTTCCTCACCATGCTCTGCCCTCTTTCACGGGTTCCTCAAGAATCCATCCTCCTGGATGGAAGTTGTAGTAGACGCAGCAACCAGAAACTGACCAGTTGGCAGTTTCCTGCTGTGAAAAATTCAAAAAACCCTTGTAGGAGGTCTGTTGTGTGTCCCCTGACCCTTGCCAGGCGACCCCTTGCTTTTCCCGCCCTCGCGGGGGATTGTGGGCCAGCCTCCCACTTTGGGGGGCTGCGGTAGGGAGTGGTTGGCGCCCACGCGCGCGTCCACGCACTCGCCCgctcacgcacgcacgcacagcTTCCGGTGGGTGACCCCGGGACTCCGGAGCTCCCTCAGAGTGTGGCGGTTTCTGAGCATTCATGTCGGCAGGCCTGCCTAGAGTAAGAAGTAGCTGGAAAAGTAAGCTATCGTGTCCTTGTCTTCTCGTGGTCTAGCCTGGGCCTCTGGTGTCCCGAGGGAGGAGCTGGACCTCTTTAGTAGAGTTGACCGGGGATGTTGACGGAGCGGGAGTGACTGCTTCCACATCAGAACTTTTGGGGAGATTGGCAGTTTGGAAGGTGGCTTTAAAGGCCCAAGAAATACGGAAGatgatataaaaaaaaagtgtgtcgtgccgggcagtggtggcagcacgcctttaatcccagcagtcgggaggcagaggcaggcggatttctgagttcgaggacagcatggtctacagagtgagtttcaggacagccagagctacaaaacaaaaccaaaaaaagtgtGTCATACCTACCtcacatttcaaaaaaaaaaaaaaaatctagcatttTTTTTGAAGACAGCATCTAAACTTTCTAAATTATGGGATATAGGAATACGCGACTCTCCCTGCTTTTGCACTACTTATTGACAAcaacttcttctttctttttttcttttctttttggtttttcgatacagggtttctctatgtagccctggctgtcctgaaactcactctgtagatcaggctggcctcgaactcagaaatctgcctgcctctgcctcttgagtgctgggatcaaaggtgtgcgacaccacaccgggttcttttcttttctttttttaacttgtgGGTTTTCAAGACAACCTCTTTGTGTAGGTTTCTTTCGTGGCTCTCCCAAAACtgactctgtagagcaggctctCCTCGAAgtcacagagattcatctgcctctgcctcctgagtactgggattagaaaGGCCAgcgacctccccacccccaccccctacccccaaaaaaagccgggcagtggtggtgcacgcctttaatcccagcccttgggaggcagaggcaggtggatttctgagtttgaggtcagccagggctacacagagaaaccccgtctggaaccccccacccccaaaacaaaaggaaaggtcAGTGCCACCAATGCTCAGCTAAAGCAACGACTCTTTATTATtacatttcttttgtgtttgtgtgtgacacACAGGCCACATTACTAGACTGGAGGTGAGAGAAATTGGTTCTCGGCTTCCCCCATGTGGTATTGGGGACAGATGGAATtgaggctgtcaggcttggcaaccAGGCCCTTTACCTGCTGTACTACCTTTCCCCTCCCTGCCAGTGATTCTTAGCCTGGACTTTTATTCAGGAATTGAAGCTTTAAATACTCCAAATCAGTCATTCAAGTACTAAGGAAGGTGGCGACATTTTGAACAGTGTAGAGAATGTCACAGCTCTTAAATGTGCATAGACACGTCATTCAAAGTATGAGGATGGAAAAACAGCACCATTTTCTTGAAACATAAACTTAAAAAACTGTTTACTATCTGGAGCAAGCTCCAAATTCCGTGTCTCTCCTTGGAGGAGGAGAATGTATTTATCCCATTTGGTGACTCAAAAAGCTTGGTAGGACTGGACAAAATATGgtttatgtaagtacattgtttAGCTTACATAGGATTTATATATGAGTATTCGGTTATTATTAGATGTTATTCCCCAGGGAGAATTTGGGCTTAATATTTATAAAGCAGTTGGATTCTTAGGTGAGAAggtagtgagaaagagaaaaggggcagGCAGAGGTAGCACACGCCTCTAATCTcaactgagttcgaggccactcAAGACTACACaagagaaactatgtctcaaaacaaacaaacaaacaaacaaacaaaacaaaaacagataatagggctggagagatggctcagtggttaagagcatctgctgctcttccagaggaccaggttcaattcccagcacccacatggcagctcaaaactctgtaactccagttccaggagattggacgacctcacacagacatacatgcagacaaagcaacaatacacataaaatgaaaactaaattactaagatttatttacttatgaatGTGAGCACACGTCACTCTTCTCAgagacactagaagagggcatcagctcccatcacagatggatgtgaaccatcatgtggctgctgggaattgaactcaggacctttggaagagcagccagtgagccatctcttcagctctgaaaactaaattattaaaaaacaataataaaataagtaaataggaggagaaaatggaaaaaaaaattctgtccaCACAAAAACCTGAACATAGTGTTTCTAGATTCTATATTCATAGTTTTTAATTGTAGAAGCAACCAAGATGTCCTTTAGTATGTGAATAAAACTGATCTACCCAGATATTGAAAATATTACTCAAGTAAATGAAATGAGCTTTCAAATCATGACTAGACCACAGGAACGGTAAACACGTACTGCCAAGCGGAGAGAAGGCAATCTGAGAAGGCTGTG from Mus musculus strain NOD/ShiLtJ chromosome 11 genomic contig, GRCm38.p6 alternate locus group NOD/ShiLtJ MMCHR11_CHORI29_IDD4_2Q harbors:
- the Rad51c gene encoding DNA repair protein RAD51 homolog 3 isoform 1 (isoform 1 is encoded by transcript variant 1), giving the protein MLYRVHLAWLPSPRLRPLFLFLCSLSGYIRNVTRTSETRRQPYMKPVCGISSAAARPQVGISKEEALETLQILRRECLTNKPRCAGTSVANEKCTALELLEQEHTQGFIITFCSALDNILGGGIPLMKTTEVCGVPGVGKTQLCMQLAVDVQIPECFGGVAGEAVFIDTEGSFMVDRVVSLATACIQHLHLIAGTHTEEEHQKALKDFTLENILSHIYYFRCHDYTELLAQVYLLPDFLSDHPKVQLVIIDGIAFPFRHDLEDLSLRTRLLNGLAQQMISLANNHRLAVILTNQMTTKIDKNQALLVPALGESWGHAATIRLIFHWEQKQRFATLYKSPSQKESTIPFQITPQGFRDAVVTAASSQTESSLNFRKRSREPEEEC
- the Rad51c gene encoding DNA repair protein RAD51 homolog 3 isoform 2 (isoform 2 is encoded by transcript variant 2; The RefSeq protein has 1 substitution compared to this genomic sequence), translated to MQRELVGYPLSPAVRGKLVAAGFQTAEDVLEVKPSELSKEVGISKEEALETLQILRRECLTNKPRCAGTSVANEKCTALELLEQEHTQGFIITFCSALDNILGGGIPLMKTTEVCGVPGVGKTQLCMQLAVDVQIPECFGGVAGEAVFIDTEGSFMVDRVVSLATACIQHLHLIAGTHTEEEHQKALKDFTLENILSHIYYFRCHDYTELLAQVYLLPDFLSDHPKVQLVIIDGIAFPFRHDLEDLSLRTRLLNGLAQQMISLANNHRLAVILTNQMTTKIDKNQALLVPALGESWGHAATIRLIFHWEQKQRFATLYKSPSQKESTIPFQITPQGFRDAVVTAASSQTESSLNFRKRSREPEEEC